TTGGATTGTttttggcctagggcccttagccatggttcaaaccataccttaggatgttgggaagaggctctggttggtggttcaagccccaatggccaatagcCTCGTAAACGAAGCAAAGGAAGTACAGCAGCTCCTGCTGCATTTTGTTGACAGCAGCTTgagcttcggttcagaggcttgtttcgagttcttgattggcttttagcctatggccttggactggacagtaccttattgagttaggaaggtcattgTTTTGGCcatttgtgatttggttaagtttagaagtcgtacgataatttacggtgcaatgtgccaaagtgactctcgaaagagcgtttcatgattttggcctccatgcacaATTTTTGTGTATTACAGCCCCTGTTATTTATTTTACATCATTTtatgtgtattttaatcatgactatggTTCGaggttggttcgggttggtacggagtcatggttagatattaagtttgttgggcgtaattgtctcgtttttggttggGTTATGAAGTGTTGgacaagttaagtttatttgcGTGTGTCTCATGTTAAAATTAGGTCGTAGAGAGCCtgagaacgatccaacccatttggTAAAATCAGGATTATAATtgtattacgtgcataaaatataaaatgtttatttttgagatatatgcgatatgtcttgtggccacctcacgcttatgggattctgcttatgggattattacttcacccggtgacttacgaccggttcatgttcatgtatgggtacggatatccagtccaagggctgtgatgatctctaccgcccagtatactgtggtttagtctgatcagacgattcatgttatgttatgggccactcgcttagaacattatctcaacagaaaaattatgatatgctattttatgacagggctctatcgagcaaacattttacgtgCGATTttaagttatgcacgtatttataattattcatgacacgattttcacgttacgctttacgatatgatatctttacatggcatgaaattttatgatatattttacatgttattcacgatatatgcatgctgagtctttagactcactagacttgattgttgtaggtactgatgaggtcgaggtcgaagccgagggcggggatcagtgagctagcttgggtcggcagtagtaggcaCCTGAGGACCTCGTTTTTATCATTTACtatttatgttcaaactcagtttttactttgaagaattattttaagttgtggttttgaaaacattatttacttccgctgctactttaaacattaaatcttttatcagtttatttatgatgaggcatgttatttatttaaagagaaaattttacattattccgcaaattttcaaatacaaaatacGAGCCTctacattagctaccatccgggaaaatcTAATGTAGTTGTGGATGATTTGTGCAAAAAGACAGCCGTTATTGCTCAATTGACAGCCCAAAGACCATTGCAAGCAAAGATTCAACGATTCGAGCTTTCAGTGTATGCTAGGAGCGAGGCTCCAACTCTTTCTACTATGACAGTACACTCGACTTTGAGGTACGTAATCTGTGAAGCTCAATCTtctgatgagcagttgcaaaaaTGGAGACTGAGAGATGAGTCTAAAGGTCGGAAGCTGTATTCCGAGGAGAATGGCATAGTTCGTTATTGAGATCaactatgggttcctagtgatgATTCACTAAGaaaagttcttttgaagaaagcCCATAATACTCTGTACTCCTTTCATCCTAGAAGTaagaagatgtataaggatttgcagTCACTGTATTGGTGGTCAGGCATGAAACGGGACATCTTACACTTTGTGTCTGagtgtttgaattgccagcTAGTTAAGGCAAAACACTAGAGGCTAGCAGGGAAGCTTAATacacttcctattcccgagtggaaatgagaaAATATATCGATTGACTTTGTAGTGGGATTTCCAAGGACTATCAGAGGATTCAAtgtcatttgggtgatagttgatcgtctaCAAAATCAGCACactttctacctattaagatgACATTCACCATGACATAGTACGCAGAGCTGTATATCTGAGAGATAGTTcgactgcatgggattccaatATCTATTGTTTCGGAAAGAGATCTGAGGTTCACATCATCCTTCAtgaagagtctgcattcagcGATGGGAACGAAATTGTTGTTCGGTACCGTGTTTCATCCTCAAACCCATGGTCAGTCCAAAAGGGCGATTCAAAATTTTGGAGGGCCTATTCcgagcttgtgtgattgatttccaaggaagttgGGAACCgaagttacctctagtggagttcacctataacaatagctaccagtcGTTTATAGGTATGGCTCTTTACGAGGCACTTTATAAGAGGAAATGTAGATCACCGATACATtaggacgaggttggtgaaagaGGAGAATTCGGTCAGGACTTGATTAAACAGACATCAGAGTTAGTAGTCAAAATccgagaaaggatgaagactgctcaaaGCCAACAGAAAGGCTACGCTGATAACCGACGAAAGGAGCTAGAGTTTGGAGTGAGTAACCACGTATCTGTGAAAGtaacacctatgaagggtgatatgagatttggcaagaaaaacAAACTCAGTCCGAGGGTCATAGGACCGTTTGAAATTATAGAGAAGATTGGAATATTGGCTTATAGAGTGACATTGCCACTAATGCTAGCTGGAGTGCAAAATGTGTTCCATATCTCGATgatgcggaagtacatgtcaaaTCCTTCACATGTACTGAATCATGAGCCTCTGCAGTTGGATCCGAATATGTCACTCGAGGAAAGACCTATACAAATTCTGGATATGCACGAAACAAGGCTTTGAAATAAGGTTATTcaaatggtcaaagtcaagtggctaaatcattcagaggaggaagctattTGGAAGTTCGatagagatgaggagtcgctacccggagttattcggtaagtcttaatttcgaggatgaaatttcatttaagggagagaggaattgtaaggtccaaaatacgataacataatccaactgcatgctaatctaggaaaaatgaaaaataactaattaaattatttcaattGCATGAATTGAATGTAGaagcatatttacatgtttaaaaatacGGTTTTCTACGAGAATGCATAAAAATGTGTTTTTAAGAGTTATTCGAGAcgtgatcgaggaacagagaccgGTGActgtaaaagaaaaatatttttattaaatgattatttttaattatttaatatatggtatattttatatggtatttttgaaaatgatgcTTTGGAGGTGTTTTTACGCGTCGAATCGTATTTTTAACCGGTATTCGATTTTTGACAAAATAAAGACTTTTTGGGAACTCgactaatattttcgaaaattatcctaaacaaaatattttaactacTATCTAATGAGTCTAATGGGCCTTTTATACCTAGATTATTGGGCCTAAACTTCTACccaagtattttatttaaaacaagcTCCTAAACCCTAGTTTTCTACATCATAATTCACGCCTCAAGCAACCTAGAAACACTAGGAAACTCTCAGGTACAGCACACATGCACACATGCACACACGCGGAATTTCAAGCCACTTTTGAGGATTAAAAACGCATAAAGTTCCCGTCTCTCTCTGCCAACGTTCTTCGCATCTCAAATTGTTTTTCGTGTGTGAAACATGCAAAGGAATGCTTTAATCTTCTTTCACTCATCGTTCATACCATATGAtgtgtgtttatacatgattgcatgaaaaacatgatcTCCTCttatatattttcgtttttatggcttgTACATGATAAAACTTGAGTTTTCAtgtttttaaattcatgttaaagatgcacaaaggggctgtCATGGTAGAGACATCAAAAGGGATAAATTTTAGTGTCTTTAAGAGTCCTTAGGGGCCACGGTTCAAGGCTGGTTGATGCAAGGCTATGGCTGCACGTTCCCTTGGGTTTTTGTAAAGCCATGGTTCGGTTATGGTGTCTAGGAAAGATCAGGATGTGTCCTACAATTGGGATGTGTTCATTGGTCCTAAGAGAGTCTAGTCATGGTCCTAGAGGGATTGAGGGAAGGCTAGTTCGAAAGGGAAAGGCTGTAGGCGAGTTCCCTTGTCGCGCGTGGGTTGGAAGGGCACGACTTGAGGGGCTGTGCATGCTTGGTTCATTTGGTCTAGTCCAGCAGCTTGTTAGGGGCTCGGTCATGGTCTTAATAAGGTTTCATAGGGGCTGGTCTTGTTGGTTAAGGGCTAGGGCCGAAGGAGTGTAAGGTTTTGAGGCTAGGGTTTCGTTTGGATAGGGCAGAAATTCAGTAGCCTTATAGGTGTATTAAAGGGTCTTAAATGATTTGATTTGGGTTGCATAATGTATGGTTAGGTGTGATTAAgctatggttcaagtttggcTAAATTTCGAGTTGATTCGGGTTGAAATTGGGACGTAgggttcaagttttaaaacgaaatGGGAAATTTGTCGAGGAGCGTAagtttacatctaagaaatGTTTATGAGAGTATTTTATGGTGTTATGTTTAGTTTGGAAGGATTTGAGTTATCGTTTTAAGGTCTAAGGGTAAATTGGGAAAGTTGGGTTTTCAGGGgcaaaacaatcattttacacctaaaaaattttagacgtcctggcagtgccctgaatgctgtaatgaatgttaaaatgtttattttgaaagtttatgaaattttatgatgcaAAACGATAATGTTAAAAGATCTGTTGCATtcttggtttaaaaaaaaatgttatatgcgtgaatttttataagtgatgaatataattatttgaaaatcctaaaaaacaCAATTCGAAACATAaaatcttaaatcataaaccaaacctaaaactagcatttttcaaaataaagcataaactaTTAAATCTTTCAAAACCTTTGAGATCCCAGCCCAAGTACACTCCAAGTCCAGCCCAAAATTTAAGTAaggttaaaaaaaaaaggaaacaaCAGTTTCTCTCTCCCCGTAGCCGAAGCTCCTTTATTTCTTCTTCCATTTCGAAACTTTTTTCATCGATTGTGCTGTTTCGATCATCCAAAAATtaaagtaaatatatatttggAAAGCTCTCTACAAGAGCTACCTATTGATACCCATTTTGCAAGGTTTTTTCAACAACCTTGTTCGCACCCTTCGGTCGTGGCTCATTCGAATTTTGCTCTTCGCCTCGATTTCGTTTTCTTTAAAGCTTCGACAACTGATTGTATAGTTGTATTCGAAATTTGAAGTGTTTGAGGTAAAAATTCAGATTTTAGGGTTTCGAATTTTGGgtatttatataatttgaattccaacaattaatatttattgtatTGTTGATTGTAGGTACAAGAATTGAGACGATTAAAGGTATCTATTGGATTTTCGGAATTTATTTGGATTAAATTCGAAAATTCTGATTTATGTAATTGGGTTTTCGAATTTTAGTGAACAATAATTAGGGGTTTGGATGCTATAGAATTGTCATACATTAATTTTAGAAATATTAAAGCCTAAATCAtgaatttttggaattttaggctaaatttttaaataatgaaaaaaataaatgaaacttgatatgaaatgtattatttGTCACATGATTGGATTcttcgagaaatctttaagatatTTCGGTGGTAAATTAGGATATTCCAGTTGAGGTACACATGAACTGTATTAATATGACGTCTATAGTGACGTGAAATTAAGTTAAGTATTTTGTAATGAGTTGTGGCATACTTTATATACTTCTGTGAATAACGTGATTGCATTCATGtatttatttgagttgatacTATTAATGCATAACATTTCGAGCCTTGACTCCATTGGTTTCTATCATTACTGATCTGTTGAGCTGTTGAGTCATCTATGGAGCGAGTGATAGGATTAGATCACTCTTGACATCTCATCGATGGAGCGAGTGATAGGATTAGCACACTGCTGATGACTGCACGAGGACTGATCGGGTTGTACCGAACCCTCGATGCTGCTTGCATGGATGAGAGGTGGAATTATATTTCGTTGCTGCATTCCTGacacgggtggccactgttttTGTTGCTGATGTGTTTCATTTGGACTCCGTTTTGGTATCCGTTATTTCGTTGTTATCGacacgcattgcattgcattttatttcattttacttgattttatttcatgtcagttATAATTGTCATAATTTTACTAGTTCTTCGTACTGGGGCCTGACCCTTCTTTTCTGTTTatgttgtggttgtttttgattCCATAGTAGATTATCCAGGATgatttgacgcgtctggtggagcgtcaggtAGCGATGCCAAGTAGTTGGGTTGTTGATTGAGAGTTTCCAAATATTATATCATTGAGTCATAATTTTGCTAGAGAATGTCATGTGTAGCTGTACTGTTGTTTTTTCTATGTTTTGGATTGATAGTTTTGTGATGAGCTTCGTCGGCTCTATATGTgttagtcctggccagtgcggctataggtttgtgaattgctgttatgactttatttcgagtatataaatGATGCTTgtgttgtttggaaatttttgggatgtcctacttaTGGGGAAGTCGTGCCGAAATTTCTATTGGcccaaaagaaaatttttttattgctttcGCTGTTTACATTAATGAATCCTGAGTACTTAAAAATCCTATTTTAACTTAAATACTagttaaatatattaattaaggcataaaattcattataaaatattttacagcCAATTTAACAGTTAAATccccaaattttcaaaatttacatttaaagtgcttaaaatcttataaatcgtctaataatttaaattgaattttaaaatgctaaaattcatacatcatttaaaataactaattttcttgggttaaataaaaatataacattttatTAAATCACCTACATCATCTCTGGTCTCTTTTCCCCGATCCTGCATCGCATATTCTCCTGAAAAGTTAAAACTCGAAAAAACATTTTAGTGtgcataaaaataaacatataaacatttaacatcAATTAAATCGTGTAACATGCACCATTtaactcattttaaattaattaaataagttgacaaattaaatcatgcatgtggtttacgtgtaCTGGTTTTCGGGAACTACAATTCATCCCCCGCTTAAAAAAATTTCGTCATCGAAATTCGTCTATTCTTGATTAATGAAAACCTTAGGCTCACTTATTCATTTCATACTCAATCCAATTGACTATAAAGAAAAGTTTTGTCGTTCTATCACGCTTTTGTTGTATATTCTGATAAGGCATCTTCCATTTTTATACATTTACACAAAatttctaataaaaaaattaactaattaCTCAAGATCCTCATCAATTATAAATCCTAAAATACTCTAAGTTATTTTAAcctctaaaaatttaaataattagtcATATTTATCTTAAGTCGCCATAATCTTATGTTTTAATTCATCCAAAATATATTTCTCTTGTTAAACCCAGTATCGATCTATAATCATCATATCGTATCCATGATTGTAAGAAATAAAACACTTTAATAATGTGTGCTTAACTAACACTTCATTTCTATATATGTTAAACATATAGTTCTTGCAACTATCATAAACTTTCTTAATTCCAAAGAACTAAAAGTACTTAAATGATTCAAGTCTATCGAGTCACCGTTTCACATCATGATTTCATTTAAAATCCCGCTATAAAATCGAACACTTAATGTAACCTCGGACTCAAGATAATGTAAAATAACATTACATTTACTAAAATCTAACACCCTAGGGAGGAAGAAAAATTTAATCCACCTTCCAATATAATTACTAATTCCATGATCATTTTggctaaatattatattatatttctcCATTGGTGAATCACGGTATGAAAATGGGTTAtttgtgatttaattttttttaacccaAACTTTGAGATTTTTCTCATCACTCTTAGTAGCTTATGAATAACCAAAACTTATTATGCTACTCTTTCCTCGATACCTATCAATGCTTTGTGACTTATCTTACATAAGGTAGTTGTTTACTTGTTATACCAGAAATAAGAGTAATTTTTTTACCTCAATATATCATTTAAATTTATTCGAGTCAAGATAATCCAAAGTTTTACATATCCAATCTAAACGCTAATCATTCTTAAAATCTAAACTTAATATTCACACAAGGTTAATTATTGACCCAAAAAAATACTTTCTATATTGGAACATGAAAAattgattataaaattttatctaaAGATTTTCAAGTACCAACTTCCATAGAGAATTTATTATTCCTGAGTCAAATTTTCCCTCAAGTTGTAAGCTTAATTGAACTTTTTCATTTACAAGTACGCTTGCTCCCCATCTAAATTCTTAAGTAATACTAACCCATAACATCCAA
This region of Primulina eburnea isolate SZY01 chromosome 14, ASM2296580v1, whole genome shotgun sequence genomic DNA includes:
- the LOC140811218 gene encoding uncharacterized protein produces the protein MKTAQSQQKGYADNRRKELEFGVSNHVSVKVTPMKGDMRFGKKNKLSPRVIGPFEIIEKIGILAYRVTLPLMLAGVQNVFHISMMRKYMSNPSHVLNHEPLQLDPNMSLEERPIQILDMHETRL